The nucleotide sequence GCTCCGTGAGGAGTGCTCCCCCGGCCCCCTGAGACGCGATCGCGACTCCCCCTCGGCATTCTGGCCCTCCGCTCCCCCCTGCAGGCACGGGCGGCGCGGTCGAGGCGTTTCGATATCGGGGCCGGTCGCCGGCCCCCGGGAGGAGGTATGAGCACCCGGATCCTGATCTTCGACACCACCCTGCGGGACGGCGAGCAGTCCCCGGGGTACAGCATGAACACGAAGGAGAAGGTCGAGCTGGCCAAGCAGCTCTCGCGCCTGAACGTGGACGTGATCGAGGCCGGCTTCCCCATCGCCAGCAACGACGACTTCGAGGCGGTAAAGGCGGTCTCGCTGGCCCTCAAGGGGACCGGCCAGAGTATCGCGGGCCTCTGCCGGACCAAGTTCCAGGACATCGACCGGGCCTGGGAGGCGCTCCAGCACGGCGGCCGGCCCCGGATTCACACCTTCATCGCGACCTCCGACATCCACATGAAGTACAAACTGAACATGACCCGCGAGGAGGTCCTGGAGTCGGCGGTGGCCGCCGTGAAGCGCGCCCGCACCTACACCGACGACGTGGAGTTTTCCGCGGAGGATGCGCACCGGACGGATCAGGACTTCCTCTGCACCGTCATGGAGGCGACCATCAAGGCCGGAGCCACCACCATCAACATCCCGGATACGGTGGGCTACGGCCTCCCCTGGGAGTTCGGCGAACGGATCCGCAACCTGATCAGCCGCGTGCCCAACATCGACAAAGCCGTGGTGAGCGTGCACTGCCACAATGACCTGGGGGTGGCGGTGGCGAACTCCCTGGCCGGGATCCTGAACGGCGCCCGGCAGGTCGAATGCACCATCAACGGGATCGGGGAGCGCGCCGGGAACGCCTCGCTCGAGGAGATCGTGATGGCGCTCCGGACCCGGAAGGACATGATCGGGATGGACACCGGGATCCGGACCGAAGAGATCTACCGGACCTCCAAGCTCCTCCAGAGCATCACCGGCATTAGCGTCCAGCCGAATAAAGCCATCGTGGGGGCGAACGCCTTCGCCCATGAGGCGGGCATCCACCAGCACGGGATGCTGAAGTCCAAGCTGACCTACGAGATCATGACCCCGGAGTCGGTGGGGGTGCCGCAGAGCCGCCTGGTCTTGGGGAAGCACTCCGGGCGGCACGCCTTCAAGAAGCGCCTGGAGGATCTGGGCATCACCCTGACGGAGGAGCAGCTGAACAAGGCCTTCGGCCGGTTCAAGGACCTGTGCGACAAGAAGAAGGAGGTCTTCGACTCGGACCTCCTGGCGATCGTGGAGGAGCAGGTCCTCGAGGTGCCCGAGACCTACGGGCTGGCGCACCTCCAGTTCACCAGCGGAACCGGGATCATCCCGACGGCGACCATCCGGCTCACGAAGGAGAATGCCCTCCTCCAGGAGTCGGGGTGGGGGGACGGGCCGGTGGATGCCTGCTACAAGGCGATC is from Candidatus Methylomirabilis sp. and encodes:
- a CDS encoding 2-isopropylmalate synthase, with protein sequence MSTRILIFDTTLRDGEQSPGYSMNTKEKVELAKQLSRLNVDVIEAGFPIASNDDFEAVKAVSLALKGTGQSIAGLCRTKFQDIDRAWEALQHGGRPRIHTFIATSDIHMKYKLNMTREEVLESAVAAVKRARTYTDDVEFSAEDAHRTDQDFLCTVMEATIKAGATTINIPDTVGYGLPWEFGERIRNLISRVPNIDKAVVSVHCHNDLGVAVANSLAGILNGARQVECTINGIGERAGNASLEEIVMALRTRKDMIGMDTGIRTEEIYRTSKLLQSITGISVQPNKAIVGANAFAHEAGIHQHGMLKSKLTYEIMTPESVGVPQSRLVLGKHSGRHAFKKRLEDLGITLTEEQLNKAFGRFKDLCDKKKEVFDSDLLAIVEEQVLEVPETYGLAHLQFTSGTGIIPTATIRLTKENALLQESGWGDGPVDACYKAIDQITGLHPILKDYQLRAVTSGKDAQGEVTVTLEVDGGTVVGRGTSTDVIEASVRAYLNAINKIVGKQVPARKTVSEGV